The stretch of DNA TCAAAGACCCGCACGGCAACTGGACCTATCAATTTGCCGTGGTGGTCGATGACCTGGAGCACGGGATCGACCTCGTCATTCGGGGCGACGATCTCCTGGCCTCCACCGGGCGCCAAATCATGCTGGCGGCGTGGCTCGGCCGCCCGGTCCCACCGGCGTTTCTGCACCATCGGCTGATTCGGGATGATGCCGGCGCCAAGTTGAGCAAACGCGACGGCGCGCCCGCGCTGGCCACGCTGCGGGCCGCGGGGCAGTCGGCGGAGGCGGTGCTTGGGATGGCGGCTCAGTTGACCGGGCTTCAAGAAACCCCGGCCCCGATCGGAGCGCGGGCACTCGGCCGTCTGTTCCGTTAGGCGCCTGCCTCGGTCAGCCGGTCGAGGGTGCGAAGCTCCGGCCACGCCATCCCAACCGCCGTCACCACGCCGATCACCCCGACACCGCCCGCCACCACGGCTCCCACTGGCCCGATCCAGCTCGCCAGCATCCCGGATTCGGCTTCGCCGAGTTCATTCGACATCCCGATGAACAGGCTGTTGACCGCCGAGACCCGCCCTCGCAACTCATCGGGCGTGTGGAGTTGGGTCAGGGCCAGCCGGATGATCACGCTGATCGCGTCGAATCCCCCGGCCAGGAACAGCATCGCGATCGAGAGGAGATAGTTCTGCGACAGGCCGAAGACGATGATGGCGACCCCGAACCCCGCCACCGAGGCCAGCAACGTCCGCCCGGCCCGCTTGAACGGAGGCTGGTGAGCGAGTCTGACCGAGACCAACACGGCCCCGAACGACTGGGCGGCCCGAAGCCAGCCGAGCCCGACGGGTCCGACCAGGAGAATCTCCTTGGCGAACACCGGAAGGAGCGCGATGACCCCGCCGAGCAGTACGGCGAACAGATCGAGCGACATGGCCGCCAGCAACATCGGCGAACGGCGGACGAAGCGGACCCCTTCGAGGAACCCCCGTCCCGAGACCCGGGGGCCGCCGGGCGCCCGGGCCGGAATCTCGATTTGGGTCACCAGCGCCATGAAGACCAACGCGGCGCCCGCGCACAGGGCGTAGACCGCGCCGGGCCCGGCCCAGTGAATGATGAAGCCGCCCAGGGCCGGTCCGATCATGTCGGCGCCCTGCCAGCCCCCGCTGTTCCACGCCACTGCGTTCTGGAACGCGCCTAACGGCACCAAGTTCGGCATGATGGCTTGTTTGGCGGGAAGCTGGAAGGTCCGCCCCGCTCCATACAGCACCAGCAGCCCGTAGTACACCTCGATCGGCGCCTCGGCCCGCGATGCCAGCCACAGCCCCAATGCCGCGAGCCCGATCGCGGCCTCCGCCAGGATCAAGAGCCGGCGGCGATCGGACGAATCGGCCAATTGCCCGGCGGGCAAGATCAAGATGATCAACGGCAGAACCTGCGCCAGGCCGACCATGCCGAGTGCCCAGGCCGAACGGGTTCGTTCGTAGATCTCCCAACCGATCGTCACCGCCATCATCCCCTGGCCGAGCACCGCTAAGACGTGGCCCGCGACGAACCGGCGGAAGGCCGGGTACCGAAGCGCTTGGTAGGGGTCGTGACTCATCAGCCGGCCTTCGGGTACAGCGCGTGATACATCGCGGTGTTCCGGAGGACTTTCTTGACGTAGTCCCGGGTTTCGGCAAACGGGATCCGCTCGACGAACACCTCAGGGTCCTGGTCGACCCCGCGAATCGACTGCCACCGCCTGACGCGATCGAGGCCGGCGTTGTAGGCCGCGAGCGCCCGCTCGGTCCAACCAAGGCGCTCCAGTGCATCGGCTAGGTGATCGATGCCGAAGTCGAGGTTTACGTCGGGCTGGTACAGAAGGACCGGGTCCCACTCGGGGAGGGCGGCTTGACGGGCCAGTTCGGCCCCGACCGACGGCACCACTTGCATCAGACCACGGGCATCGGCCACCGACCGAGCCTCCGGATCAAAGAGCGATTCCTGGCGAATGACGCCGGCGGCCAGCATCGGGTCGAGCCCGGCCTGCAACGCCTCGCTGCGGAGCAGCCGTTCGTACGGGAGCGGATAGAGGAGTCGGGCCACCGCTCGGCCGAGGCTCGCGCCCCGCTCGATGGCCCGCTCCGCCATTCGCATGGCCCGGGCATGCCATTCGGCGGCGGCGAGCGCCGTGGCCGTCGTCATCAACGGCCCTGGCTCGCCACCGGCAGCGGCCACGTAGGCGTCGAGTTCGAAGCGGGCCTCCACCTTGAGCCCCAATCGGCGAAGCAGGGCAACTCGGGCCAGGGCGTCTGGCTCGGCAACCGACTCGGTTGCCAAGTCCGGTTCGAAGCGCCGGAAGTCGGTGCCTAACCGCGCCGCCGCCCGCCACGCGTAGTAGCTGTCCCGTCCCCGCGAGGCCACCTGCCGCCACCGTTCGGCGGCGGCCGCCGTGTCGCCGCCGGCCACAAAGGCCCGCCCGGCCCAATAGAGCGAGCCGAGTGCCTCCGGGTTCGCCGGCGTCGCCGCGATCCGGTCAAACTCGGTGGTGGCGATACCGAAATCGCCATTCAGATAGGCGATCATCGCCGCTTGAAAAGCGCCGCGCCGCCCGAATGCCGTGCCGGGATACCGGGTCCCGGCCTCTCGGAAATAGATTCGCGCCGAGTCGTCGAGGCCCCGATCGGCCAGGAGATCGGCCGCGAGGAAGAGCGCCGATGCCGCGGGCTCCGAATCCTCCGGGAAGACCACCCACACCCGTTCGAGGGCCCGGACCACCGAGCCGGGCTGGCCGGTGCGCACCATCATCCGGGCCCGCTGATAGGCCGCGTCGCCCTGAAGGTCCTTGCTGGTCACGCCGTCGAAGAGCGCCACTGCCTCCGGGCCGCGGTTGAGGCGGGCGAGCACGGTGGCGTAGGTGAAGCGATCCCGGTCGGTCCACAGGGTCCGGCCGGCGTCAAATCCCAGGGCGGCCCGCTCGAGGCGGTTGATCTGCGCCGCCCGGCGGGCGATCCGAAGCTCCTCGGCCGGCGTCTTGGACACGAATTCCCGGTCAAAGAGATCGAGGGCGTCCGAGGCATCGGCGGGCGAGGAGTCTCCGCCGAGTCCCTCGACCAACTCACGGCGGCCGGCCGCTCGGGCCGCGAGGTCGCCCCCGGACAGCTGGAGTCGGACGGCGGCCAAACGGGCCCCGAGGTCGGCGTACTGATTCGCGGCCCCCGACCAATCGCCGGCTCGGCTTCGGGCCAGGGCTTCGGTCCATCGAATTCGCCCTCGAGGGGCTGGTCCGGTCAGTGATCCCAACAGCACGCTTCGGCCGGCCGAATCGGTCGTGACGCCCGCGGCGCGGAGCAGCAGCCAGTCCTTGAGCGTCGGGAGTTCAGCGGCGGCGGCCCGATAGACGGCCGCGGCGGAATCGAGCTGGTCAAGGCGGTCGAGGGCCCGGGCCTGGGTCAGGAGGCGTTCACCGCGGTCGCCGGGCCCCGCGAGCGCGACCGCCCGTTCGCTTTGGATCAGCGCCGCGGCGGCGCGCCCTCGCTCGATTAGCGCTCGGCCCAGCAGGGCCCGGCCGGTGCCGCGCTCGAGTTGGTCGAGCCAGGGCTCGCCTTCGAGCAGCCGTTCAACCGTTTCCCAACCCTCCCAGCCGGCGGCGGCTCGGGCGGCTGCCAGCTTGACGGCCGGTTTGGAGGCCGCCTTGGTGAGGGGCGCGAGCATCCGGGTGGCTTGCCAGGGCCGGCCGAGGTCGGTGGCGCGAGTGGCCGCCGCCAGGATGGAGTCGGTGAAGCCGGTCTGGTCGCGCCCGGCTTGGGCGGACAGGGCAAGGAGAGTAGCAATGAAAAGCCGCACCCCGTCAATCTAAGGGCGCGGCTCGATTCTGAGGGGTCCAGCGGCCGACGTTAGGCCGCCTGGGGTTTCGCTTTGGGCCTCGGTACCGGCTGGCGCCGGAGGAACACCGTACCGTTGCTCGGTCCCGGAGGCCGGGTGGTGCGCGGGAGGATCACCCGCCCGACCGACTTGCCGTGACTGTCGAACACTTCGTAGCCTTCGAATCGGTCGCGTCGCTTGGTATCCGCCATGGTCCCTGTCCGTGTGGTCGTTCGCATTCTTTGATGCGGCAGCTCCGGAAAGGGTTGCATTCTTCGGCACTCGGCACTCGGCGCTCGACTGGGGGCTCTACTTTCGGCAATCGGAGACATCGACGCTGCCGATCTCGGGCACTAAGTCGGCCCGGGGCACGACCACCCAGCGGCCGCGGCGGAGGGCCAACTCCATGACTGAGACGTCGTCGCCGACCCAGGCCGGCGCGTTGTCGTCGCCGCGGTTCTCTTTAAACAGCGCATAGGTGGTGGAGTCGCCATCGGCCACGACGCCGATCAAGCGGCGGCGGGGCAGGGGGATGTCGTTCAAGTCCGTGGGGGCGGGACATCCGGCTTGCTCGTATTGCATCCGGACCTGCCAGCGGGGGTCGCGGCTTTCGAGCCAGCGGGCCGCGGCCTCATCCGACGTCAGGGCCCGGAGGGCCGTGGCCGAGGCGACCCGGGCAAATTCGTAGGGAGTCGGATCGGCAAACCGGCGCTGCTGCTCCCGCATCATCCGAATCTGATACTCGGCCGCCTCGCGGGGCATGTCGGGATTCCGCCGGAGCAGCTCCTCGACGCTGGGCTGCGGCCCTTCCTTGGGTTGGCGGCGGGCGCGGGTGATGAAATCCCGCCGAAAGCGATCGAACGAATCGAGGTCGAGGAAGCGTGCCGTTTCGGTCCAGAGCCTGGCGTTCCAGGCTTGGAGGAAACCGGTGGCGGCTTCGCGCGGCGAGGACTGGCCGGCGGCCGGGACGGGGGACAGGGCAACGAACGCGATCGACACGGCGGTGACCAACAGACGACCGTTCATGGTAACGGTACTCCTTCAAGGTCCCGCGACTCCGACGAAGCCAAAGGTAACTAAATTGGGGCGGCTTTTCCGACTTCCGACCGAACGAGGCGTCCATGCGCGCAATGGTGACCGTGGCCCACGGGGACCGTTCCCAGTTAGTGCTCCGATCCGACTATCCCGATCCGGTACCGGGTCCTGATGAGGTGGTCCTCCGAGTGGCGGCCACCGCCATCAACTACCACGACGTCTTTACCCGCCGGGGAATGCCCGGGATCAAAATTCCGCTCCCAGTCATCGTCGGATCGGACATTGCCGGGGTTGTGGTTGGCGTGGGCTCGGGCGTCCCGGGCTGGAAGCCGGACGACCGGGTGCTGGTCGACCCGGTCATCCGCGATGGCAAGCACTTCGGCATGATCGGCGAGGTGTTGGACGGCGGCCGGGCCGAATACGTGAAGGTCCCGGCGAGCACCCTGATTCCGGTGCCCAACGAGGTGAGTCTCGAGCACGCAGCGTCGTTGCCGTTGGCTTACGGTACCGCCTATCGGATGATGATCACCCGGGGCCGGGTCCAGGCCGGCGAGCGGGTCCTGGTGCTCGGCGCGAGCGGTGGGGTTGGCGTGGCGTGTGTCCAGTTGGCCAAGCAACTCGGCGCCGAGGTCATGGCGTGCGCCAGTTCCGCTTCGAAGCTCGACCGATTGAAGACGCTCGGCGCCGATCACGGGGTCAACTATAGCGAAACCAAGTTCGTCGACCGGGTTCGGGAGGTGTACGGCAAACCTCGGATTACCGGGGGCGGTGGTGTCGATGTGGTGGTCAACTTCACGGGTGGCGATACCTGGCTTGAAACTCAGAAGTGCACCCGGGTCGGCGGCCGGATCCTCACCTGCGGAGCCACCGCCGGGTTCAATCTGGTTACCGACGCCAGGTATCTGTGGACCTACGAGCAGGAAATGATCGGTTCGAACGGCTGGACCGCCGCCGACCTGGTCGAGCTGATGAATCTGATCCGCACGGGGCAGCTCATCCCCGCCATCGACAAGGTGCTCACGCTCGAGGAAACCGCCGAGGGCGAGCGAATGCTTGAAGACCGCGAAGTCTTCGGCAAGATTCTGATCAAGCCATGATCGACCGCACCAACCTCGGCGACATCCTCCCCCGGGAGACCCCGGAGCACCCGCTCTTCATCGACCTCCGGATCCCCGGTCAGCCGAGAGTTTGGAGGACCGACGAGTTTGACCGCGCCGTCGACGCCGTCGCCCATGGCCTGGTGCGCCGGGGCTTCGCACCTGGGGCCCGGATCGGTATTCTGGCCGCGAACCGGGCCGAGTTCATGATCGCCTATTTCGGCACGATGCGGGCCGGCATGGTCAGTGTCCCGATCAACTTCAAGCTGCCGAAGGACACGATCGAATACATTGTCCAAGACGCCGCCCTCGCCGCCACCTTCGTCGACGCCGAGCGCCGGCCCCTGGTTCCCGCCCGCTGCCCGACCCTCGACCTCGACCACCTCGACACCGCCCCGCCGCCGAGCGCCGAGCGCCGAGCACCGAGTGCCGAGCTCTCAAAAATCCTCTACACCTCGGGATCCACCGGTCGCCCGAAGGGGGTGCCGCTCCCGCACGCGGGTCAGATCTGGTCGGTGGCAAAGTACTTCGAGGGGACTGAGCACGGCCGCGCCGAAATTACCCTGGTGGTGGCGCCGACCTACCACAAGAACGGCCTCTTCTTTTCGATGATGGCGTTGGCCAACCAGATGACGGTCCTGTCGCTCCCGAAGTTCGACGCCCGGAGTTTTCTTGAAACTGTCGCCAAGTACCGTTGCACGCTGCTGACCGGCATCCCGACGATGTTCGCGCTGATTGCCCGGGAACATGACCTGATCGCGTCGCTCGATTTTTCGTCGGTCCGCTTGGTGACCATCGGGTCGGCGCCGTTGACCGATGCCTTGGTGGCCCGGGTCAACTCGATCTTCCCGAACGCCGAAGTTCGGAACGGCTACGGAACGACCGAGGCTGGCCCGATCGCATTCGGCCCGCACCCCAAGGGGCTGCCGCGGCCCTCCTTGGCTCTTGGCTATCCCTTTGCCGAGATCGAGTGGCGGCTGGTCGACGGACCGTCACGCAGCGAGGGCGTGCTCGAACTGAAGACCCCGGCGCTAATGCCTGGGTATCTCAATCTGCCGGAGGCCACCGCAGAAAAACTCCGGGACGGATGGTACTCAACCGGCGATGTCATGCGTCACGACGCCGAGGGGTTTTTCTACTTCGTGAGCCGGGCCGACGACATGTTCATCTGCGGCGGCGAAAATATCTTTCCAGGCGAAGTGGAGAAACTGCTGGAACGGCATCCGGCGGTGGCCCAAGCGTCAGTGGTGCCGGTTCCGGACGAAATCAAAGGGCAAATTCCGGTGGCGTTCGTCGTCAAGACGCCGGGCACCGCGCCGACGGAGGCCGAACTCAAGGCCTTTACCCTCGAATTCGGGCCGGCCTTCGCTCATCCGAGGTTCGTGGTTTTCGTCGAACTGATTCCGGTGGCTGGAACCCACAAAGTCGACCGGCGCGTGCTGGTCGAACGGGCCACCACCGAGGCCAGGTTGCGCGGCCGGGTCTGATCGTTTGCGCCGTCGCGCCGGACGCGGTAACCTACCCGGGTTCGGCCCCACTTCTGCAGGAGGTGCCCCATGGTTCGTCGCTTGATCGCGGTGCTCTCGTTCGTTGCGTTCGCTGGACTCACGTCGGCGGCGGCGCAGACCAAAGAGCGGCTCAAGCTCGCCGACTATCTCGACTTCGAGGATGCCCAAGATCCCCGGGCCTCGCCTGACGGGAAGCAGGTGATCTACACCCGCCGCACGATCGATAAGATCAACGATCGGTGGGACAATGCCCTCTGGATCGTCAACGCCGACGGGACCAAGCACCGGTTTCTGCTCAAGGGCGGGAACGCCCGGTGGTCGCCGGACGGGACCCGGATTGCCTTCGTGGCCGACGGCCAGCCGACCGGGTCGCAAATCCACGTCCGGTGGATGGACGCCGAGGGTGCCATCACGCAGATCACCCGGGTGCCAGAGGCCCCGACCGATGTCGAGTGGTCGCCGGATGGGAAGAGCTTGGTGTTCCGGATGATGGTGCCGATGAAGGAGGCCTGGAAGGTGGCCGACATGCCGGCCCCCCCAGCCGGGGCGAAGTGGACCGAGGCCCCCTACGTCGTCGAGAAGCTCAATTATCGCCGTGACCGTGAGGGATTCAGCGATCTCGGTTTTCAGCAGATCTTCGTGGTTACCTCGGACGGCGGTACGGCGCGGCAGCTAACTGAAGGGCCCTACAATCATGGAGCTCCCGAGTGGGCGCCCGATGGCCGGTCGCTGGTGTTTGCCGGGCTCCGGTCCAACGAGGCGGACTGGCAGTGGCGCGAAAGCGAGATCTACCGGCTCGACCTGGCCAGCACAGCCGTGACGCAATTGACCCGGCGGGCGGGCCCGGACGGGCAGCCGGCCATTTCACCGGACGGGCGGTTGATTGCCTACACCGGCTATGACATGACGACCGACACCTGGGTCGACTCCAAGCTGTACCTGATGAACGCCGACGGGTCGGGCTCCCGGCTGCTGACGTCGAGCCTCGATCGGTCGCCGCAAGGGCTGATGTGGGCGGCCGACGGCAGCGGGATCTATTTCTCGGTCGAGGACAAGGGCTCCCGGAATCTGATGTTCGTGCCGGTGTCGGGCGAGCCGGTCCGGGCCATTACCAAAGGCGAGCATCTGCTGGCGGTAACCGGGATCGACAAGCTGGGGAATGCGGTGGCAATTGCGACGGCCTGGAACCGTCCCAACGACGTGGTGGCGTTCAATGTGGCCCGGCCCCAGCAAATGACCCAGCTCACCTCGGTCAATGAAGACCTCCTCGGCACCAAGGACCTCGCGTCCATCGAGGAGATCTGGTACCCGTCGGTCGATGGGACCCGGATCCAGGGGTGGATCGTCAAACCCCCGGCGTTCGACAAGAGCCGAAAATACCCGCTGATGTTGTCGATTCACGGCGGCCCGCATTCGATGTACGGGGTCGGGTTCAACTTTGGCTGGCAGGAGCATGCCGCCAACGGGTATGTGGTGCTGTTCACCAATCCCCGCGGGTCCACCGGCTATGGCAGCGCCTTTGGTAACGCGATCAAGAACGCCTATCCGGGCAAGGACTTCGATGACCTGATGGCGGGCGTCGATAGCGTCATCAACCGGGGCTATGTCGATTCCAAGAACCTGTTCGTCTATGGCTGCAGCGGCGGCGGCGTGTTGACGTCCTGGATCGTCGGGCACACCGACCGGTTCGCCGCTGCCTCGGCGAACTGTCCGGTGACCAATTGGCTGAGCTTCGTCGGCACCACGGACGGGGCGTCCTGGTACTACAACTTTGCCAAATTGCCCTGGGAAGATCCGAGTGAGCATCTCCGGCGGTCGCCGTTGATGTACATCGGCAACGTCAAGACGCCGACGATGCTGATGACCGGGGTGAAAGACCTCCGAACCCCGATGCCGCAGACCGAAGAATTTTACAGCGGGCTCAAGCTCCGGAAAGTGCCGACCGCAATGGTCCGGTTCAACGAGGAGTGGCATGGCACCAGCAGCAAGCCGTCGAACTTCCTCCGCACCCAGGCGTATCTCCGGCATTGGTTCAACCGGTTCGCGACCCGGCCGGCGGCTACGGACTGACCTTTGCCGCCCGGCGGCGCTTGACCAAAAAGGGCAGGACGAACAAATAGATCCCGGTGAGCCACATCCCGAACATCACGGTGGCCACCGGGAGGAAGACGCCGAATTTCACGGCCGGTCCGAAGAACGACCCGTCGTGCAGCGACTCGATGAGATCCGACCGGCGGTGGGCCGAATGCAGGACCGCGCCGGTCGCGGCGTCGATTTGGAGCTCCCAATCGGAAGCGGATGTCACTTTCACCAG from Gemmatimonadota bacterium encodes:
- a CDS encoding zinc-binding dehydrogenase, producing the protein MRAMVTVAHGDRSQLVLRSDYPDPVPGPDEVVLRVAATAINYHDVFTRRGMPGIKIPLPVIVGSDIAGVVVGVGSGVPGWKPDDRVLVDPVIRDGKHFGMIGEVLDGGRAEYVKVPASTLIPVPNEVSLEHAASLPLAYGTAYRMMITRGRVQAGERVLVLGASGGVGVACVQLAKQLGAEVMACASSASKLDRLKTLGADHGVNYSETKFVDRVREVYGKPRITGGGGVDVVVNFTGGDTWLETQKCTRVGGRILTCGATAGFNLVTDARYLWTYEQEMIGSNGWTAADLVELMNLIRTGQLIPAIDKVLTLEETAEGERMLEDREVFGKILIKP
- a CDS encoding MFS transporter, whose product is MSHDPYQALRYPAFRRFVAGHVLAVLGQGMMAVTIGWEIYERTRSAWALGMVGLAQVLPLIILILPAGQLADSSDRRRLLILAEAAIGLAALGLWLASRAEAPIEVYYGLLVLYGAGRTFQLPAKQAIMPNLVPLGAFQNAVAWNSGGWQGADMIGPALGGFIIHWAGPGAVYALCAGAALVFMALVTQIEIPARAPGGPRVSGRGFLEGVRFVRRSPMLLAAMSLDLFAVLLGGVIALLPVFAKEILLVGPVGLGWLRAAQSFGAVLVSVRLAHQPPFKRAGRTLLASVAGFGVAIIVFGLSQNYLLSIAMLFLAGGFDAISVIIRLALTQLHTPDELRGRVSAVNSLFIGMSNELGEAESGMLASWIGPVGAVVAGGVGVIGVVTAVGMAWPELRTLDRLTEAGA
- a CDS encoding S9 family peptidase — protein: MVRRLIAVLSFVAFAGLTSAAAQTKERLKLADYLDFEDAQDPRASPDGKQVIYTRRTIDKINDRWDNALWIVNADGTKHRFLLKGGNARWSPDGTRIAFVADGQPTGSQIHVRWMDAEGAITQITRVPEAPTDVEWSPDGKSLVFRMMVPMKEAWKVADMPAPPAGAKWTEAPYVVEKLNYRRDREGFSDLGFQQIFVVTSDGGTARQLTEGPYNHGAPEWAPDGRSLVFAGLRSNEADWQWRESEIYRLDLASTAVTQLTRRAGPDGQPAISPDGRLIAYTGYDMTTDTWVDSKLYLMNADGSGSRLLTSSLDRSPQGLMWAADGSGIYFSVEDKGSRNLMFVPVSGEPVRAITKGEHLLAVTGIDKLGNAVAIATAWNRPNDVVAFNVARPQQMTQLTSVNEDLLGTKDLASIEEIWYPSVDGTRIQGWIVKPPAFDKSRKYPLMLSIHGGPHSMYGVGFNFGWQEHAANGYVVLFTNPRGSTGYGSAFGNAIKNAYPGKDFDDLMAGVDSVINRGYVDSKNLFVYGCSGGGVLTSWIVGHTDRFAAASANCPVTNWLSFVGTTDGASWYYNFAKLPWEDPSEHLRRSPLMYIGNVKTPTMLMTGVKDLRTPMPQTEEFYSGLKLRKVPTAMVRFNEEWHGTSSKPSNFLRTQAYLRHWFNRFATRPAATD
- a CDS encoding long-chain fatty acid--CoA ligase: MIDRTNLGDILPRETPEHPLFIDLRIPGQPRVWRTDEFDRAVDAVAHGLVRRGFAPGARIGILAANRAEFMIAYFGTMRAGMVSVPINFKLPKDTIEYIVQDAALAATFVDAERRPLVPARCPTLDLDHLDTAPPPSAERRAPSAELSKILYTSGSTGRPKGVPLPHAGQIWSVAKYFEGTEHGRAEITLVVAPTYHKNGLFFSMMALANQMTVLSLPKFDARSFLETVAKYRCTLLTGIPTMFALIAREHDLIASLDFSSVRLVTIGSAPLTDALVARVNSIFPNAEVRNGYGTTEAGPIAFGPHPKGLPRPSLALGYPFAEIEWRLVDGPSRSEGVLELKTPALMPGYLNLPEATAEKLRDGWYSTGDVMRHDAEGFFYFVSRADDMFICGGENIFPGEVEKLLERHPAVAQASVVPVPDEIKGQIPVAFVVKTPGTAPTEAELKAFTLEFGPAFAHPRFVVFVELIPVAGTHKVDRRVLVERATTEARLRGRV